The Salvia splendens isolate huo1 unplaced genomic scaffold, SspV2 ctg413, whole genome shotgun sequence genome has a segment encoding these proteins:
- the LOC121790107 gene encoding RHOMBOID-like protein 12, mitochondrial isoform X2 — translation MRMQLTKIVGNGRLTNLVWPKSVYSSSFLKPLFHQRSLSEYSTLSSSHLWKMCSPNGVRVRGTIQSGAFPSSLLARRVFSNALLQGRRRFPVKHCNRRSFSSFPWSSFLRRLTTNGVVLGLIVTNAAVFILWRVAGIPFMVKNFTISVDNILSGRLHTLITNAFSHINQFHIISNMITLYFFGTAIGRYFGPQYLLKLYLAGALAGSIFYVAYKAFIAPLVHKNDKRGLPHSMDPALGVLFIGKDILMVLQGDRDVAGSAHLGGAAVATVAWLQKRKGRFGRF, via the exons atgagaatgcAGCTCACTAAAATCGTTGGAAATGGTCGTTTAACCAACTTAGTGTGGCCAAAATCTGTGTATTCATCGTCATTCTTGAAACCCCTATTTCATCAACGCTCTTTGTCGGAGTATTCCACTCTTTCGAGTTCCCATTTATGGAAAATGTGCAGTCCCAATGGCGTTAGAGTTAGAGGGACGATCCAAAGTGGGGCTTTTCCCAGCTCCCTTCTTGCAAGAAGGGTTTTCTCAAACGCACTTTTGCAGGGGCGACGCAGATTTCCTGTTAAGCATTGTAACAGAAGATCATTCAGCTCCTTTCCCTG GAGTTCATTTTTAAGAAGGCTTACAACCAATGGAGTTGTGCTAGGATTGATAGTGACAAATGCTGCCGTCTTTATACTATGGAGGGTTGCAGGCATTCCGTTTATGGTGAAGAATTTCACG ATTTCTGTAGACAACATTCTAAGTGGCCGGCTGCACACGCTAATTACCAATGCTTTCAGTCATATAAACCAGTTtcacattatttcaaatatgATCACACTGTACTTCTTTGGAACAGCT ATAGGACGATATTTTGGACCGCAATATTTGCTGAAGTTGTATCTAGCTGGTGCACTTGCTGGCTCGATCTTCTATGTGGCATATAAGGCTTTCATAGCACCATTAGTCCATAAG AATGATAAGCGAGGTCTTCCGCACTCAATGGATCCAGCACTG GGGGTTCTTTTCATTGGCAAGGACATTTTGATGGTACTGCAG GGTGACCGAGATGTTGCGGGATCTGCTCATTTAGGTGGAGCAGCAGTGGCTACCGTTGCGTGGCTGCAGAAGAGGAAGGGACGGTTTGGACGATTCTga
- the LOC121790103 gene encoding protein SPIRAL1-like 1 — MGRGVSSGGGQSSLGYLFGGNEAPAPRPAATSVEAPAPTRNSAPTRNAAPPATAVKPSAAAPSGGDAPKQIPAGIQGSQTNNNYFRADGQNTGNFLTDRPSTKVHAAPGGGSSLGYLFGDGK; from the exons ATGGGTCGTGGAGTTAGCAGCGGTGGAGGTCAGAGTTCTCTGGGGTACCTATTCGGAGGCAACGAAGCTCCTGCACCAAGACCTGCTGCAACCAGTGTGGAGGCGCCCGCGCCTACTAGGAATTCAGCTCCTACGAGGAATGCAGCCCCACCAGCAACTGCTGTGAAGCCATCTGCTGCGGCACCATCTGGTGGTGATGCCCCCAAGCAGATTCCAGCTGGCATCCAAGGCAGTCAGACAAACAACAACTATTTCCGCGCTGATGGTCAAAACACCGGCAACTTCCTCACA GATCGACCATCCACCAAAGTCCATGCTGCGCCAGGAGGCGGATCTTCACTGGGATATCTTTTCGGAGATGGCAAGTAG
- the LOC121790107 gene encoding RHOMBOID-like protein 12, mitochondrial isoform X1 — protein sequence MRMQLTKIVGNGRLTNLVWPKSVYSSSFLKPLFHQRSLSEYSTLSSSHLWKMCSPNGVRVRGTIQSGAFPSSLLARRVFSNALLQGRRRFPVKHCNRRSFSSFPWSSFLRRLTTNGVVLGLIVTNAAVFILWRVAGIPFMVKNFTISVDNILSGRLHTLITNAFSHINQFHIISNMITLYFFGTAIGRYFGPQYLLKLYLAGALAGSIFYVAYKAFIAPLVHKNDKRGLPHSMDPALGASGATTAILLLYIFLFPKKTILIDFIIPVPAVLVGVLFIGKDILMVLQGDRDVAGSAHLGGAAVATVAWLQKRKGRFGRF from the exons atgagaatgcAGCTCACTAAAATCGTTGGAAATGGTCGTTTAACCAACTTAGTGTGGCCAAAATCTGTGTATTCATCGTCATTCTTGAAACCCCTATTTCATCAACGCTCTTTGTCGGAGTATTCCACTCTTTCGAGTTCCCATTTATGGAAAATGTGCAGTCCCAATGGCGTTAGAGTTAGAGGGACGATCCAAAGTGGGGCTTTTCCCAGCTCCCTTCTTGCAAGAAGGGTTTTCTCAAACGCACTTTTGCAGGGGCGACGCAGATTTCCTGTTAAGCATTGTAACAGAAGATCATTCAGCTCCTTTCCCTG GAGTTCATTTTTAAGAAGGCTTACAACCAATGGAGTTGTGCTAGGATTGATAGTGACAAATGCTGCCGTCTTTATACTATGGAGGGTTGCAGGCATTCCGTTTATGGTGAAGAATTTCACG ATTTCTGTAGACAACATTCTAAGTGGCCGGCTGCACACGCTAATTACCAATGCTTTCAGTCATATAAACCAGTTtcacattatttcaaatatgATCACACTGTACTTCTTTGGAACAGCT ATAGGACGATATTTTGGACCGCAATATTTGCTGAAGTTGTATCTAGCTGGTGCACTTGCTGGCTCGATCTTCTATGTGGCATATAAGGCTTTCATAGCACCATTAGTCCATAAG AATGATAAGCGAGGTCTTCCGCACTCAATGGATCCAGCACTG ggtgcaagtggtgCTACGACTGCAATATTGCTGCTCTATATATTTCTGTTTCCAAAAAAGACCATCTTGATCGATTTCATTATACCAGTTCCTGCTGTTTTAGTG GGGGTTCTTTTCATTGGCAAGGACATTTTGATGGTACTGCAG GGTGACCGAGATGTTGCGGGATCTGCTCATTTAGGTGGAGCAGCAGTGGCTACCGTTGCGTGGCTGCAGAAGAGGAAGGGACGGTTTGGACGATTCTga